Proteins from one Ranitomeya variabilis isolate aRanVar5 chromosome 1, aRanVar5.hap1, whole genome shotgun sequence genomic window:
- the LOC143783041 gene encoding cold-inducible RNA-binding protein B-like isoform X1 produces MSSDEGKLFIGGLSFDTDEQNLEQVFGKYGQISEVVVVKDRETKRSRGFGFVTFESPDDAKDAMQAMNGKSVDGRQIRVDQAGKSSGDRRGGYRGGSSGGRGFFRGGRGRGGGDRGYGSSRFDSRSGGYGGGSRDYYGSGRSQGGYGDRSGGSYRDSYDSYE; encoded by the exons ATGTCTTCAGATGAAGGAAAGCTTTTTATCGGTGGTCTGAGCTTCGACACCGATGAGCAGAACCTGGAGCAGGTGTTCGGCAAATACGGCCAGATATCCGAAG TGGTGGTAGTGAAGGATCGGGAGACAAAGAGGTCAAGAGGCTTTGGCTTTGTTACATTCGAAAGCCCCGATGATGCCAAGGATGCCATGCAAGCAATGAATGGGAAG TCTGTGGATGGGCGTCAGATTCGTGTAGATCAGGCTGGCAAGTCCTCTGGTGATAGACGTGGGGGTTACCGAGGAGGCTCTTCAGGTGGCAGAGGCTTTTTCCGTGGTGGTAGAGGACGTG GTGGTGGAGACAGAGGCTATGGAAGCAGCCGGTTTGATAGCAGGAGTGGAGGATATGGTGGTGGATCTCGGGACTACTATGGAAG tggcAGAAGCCAAGGCGGTTATGGTGACAGGTCTGGAGGCTCATATAGAGACAGCTATGACAGTTATG AATAA
- the LOC143783041 gene encoding cold-inducible RNA-binding protein B-like isoform X2, whose amino-acid sequence MSSDEGKLFIGGLSFDTDEQNLEQVFGKYGQISEVVVVKDRETKRSRGFGFVTFESPDDAKDAMQAMNGKSVDGRQIRVDQAGKSSGDRRGGYRGGSSGGRGFFRGGRGRGGGDRGYGSSRFDSRSGGYGGGSRDYYGSGRSQGGYGDRSGGSYRDSYDSYATHNE is encoded by the exons ATGTCTTCAGATGAAGGAAAGCTTTTTATCGGTGGTCTGAGCTTCGACACCGATGAGCAGAACCTGGAGCAGGTGTTCGGCAAATACGGCCAGATATCCGAAG TGGTGGTAGTGAAGGATCGGGAGACAAAGAGGTCAAGAGGCTTTGGCTTTGTTACATTCGAAAGCCCCGATGATGCCAAGGATGCCATGCAAGCAATGAATGGGAAG TCTGTGGATGGGCGTCAGATTCGTGTAGATCAGGCTGGCAAGTCCTCTGGTGATAGACGTGGGGGTTACCGAGGAGGCTCTTCAGGTGGCAGAGGCTTTTTCCGTGGTGGTAGAGGACGTG GTGGTGGAGACAGAGGCTATGGAAGCAGCCGGTTTGATAGCAGGAGTGGAGGATATGGTGGTGGATCTCGGGACTACTATGGAAG tggcAGAAGCCAAGGCGGTTATGGTGACAGGTCTGGAGGCTCATATAGAGACAGCTATGACAGTTATG CTACACACAACGAGTAA